A section of the Quatrionicoccus australiensis genome encodes:
- a CDS encoding methyl-accepting chemotaxis protein yields the protein MFNLRNYNIGTRLIVTTIGALCLMLVFVGIALYSLNTIGGQVDHIINNNVKKTELAVDMRMRNLLIGRHVRTALILEESEKQMGEKKKVDADFAKYLEGETKVSDLTVSAKGKEIVERIQASRRLAEASTNQLFVLIKAGNRPEIEKQFFEDFRPKMQAWFDAVGEYVELQRDNNKKDVDEITVIKSNVQTTMLLLMVFAVVVMIPSGMWVTRQITRPLNDAVGLAESVAAGNFDNPVNPAGNDEPAHLLQTLDKMQADLKRRNQADRKAADETLRIKVALDVTSNNVMVADPDGKIIYCNESVLAMMRHAESDLRKELPNFRAAEILGANFDIYHQQPSHQRNLLADLRGTYRSSIVVGGRSFNLVANPIINAQGERLGTVVEWQDRTEEVAIEGDVAGIISAAVAGDFSKRLDSSRMNGFFKQISDGINALLEANSQALADVGAMLARLSKGNLTTKIETDYQGMLGKLRDDANITVDNLQEIILSIKDATGSINTAAKEIASGNQNLSSRTEEQASSLEETASSMEQLTSTVKQNADNSRQANELAGNAQQVAVKGGEVVAQVVQTMSAIHQSSSKIADIIGVIDGIAFQTNILALNAAVEAARAGEQGRGFAVVATEVRNLAQRSAAAAKEIKGLISDSVEKVAVGNRLVDQAGRTMEEVVTSIRRVAQIMSDISSASREQSAGIEQVSLAVTQMDEVTQQNAALVEEAAAAAESLEEQADSLARTVAVFALASDNKGSPAQEARAQSAAPKVRAALAHKEPVRLGNPAVDKPWAANLLVQGDDEWAEF from the coding sequence ATGTTTAATCTTCGCAACTACAACATTGGCACCCGGCTGATCGTGACGACGATCGGTGCGCTTTGCCTGATGCTGGTTTTTGTTGGCATAGCCCTGTACAGCCTGAACACGATAGGTGGGCAGGTCGATCACATCATCAACAACAACGTAAAGAAGACCGAGTTGGCGGTCGATATGCGCATGCGCAACCTGCTGATTGGTCGACACGTCCGGACTGCCCTGATTCTTGAAGAATCTGAAAAGCAGATGGGCGAAAAGAAAAAGGTTGATGCCGATTTTGCCAAATATCTTGAAGGCGAGACCAAAGTCAGTGACTTGACCGTGTCGGCCAAAGGCAAGGAGATCGTCGAGCGCATTCAGGCGAGTCGTCGTTTGGCCGAGGCATCGACCAATCAATTGTTTGTCCTGATCAAGGCGGGCAATCGTCCGGAAATTGAAAAACAGTTTTTTGAGGACTTCCGGCCCAAGATGCAGGCCTGGTTCGATGCCGTGGGTGAGTACGTTGAACTGCAGCGCGACAATAACAAAAAGGATGTTGATGAAATCACCGTCATCAAGTCGAACGTCCAGACCACGATGTTGTTGCTGATGGTGTTTGCGGTCGTTGTCATGATTCCATCCGGCATGTGGGTGACGCGGCAGATTACGCGGCCCTTGAACGATGCAGTTGGATTGGCCGAGTCGGTTGCGGCAGGCAATTTCGATAACCCGGTCAATCCGGCGGGTAATGATGAACCTGCGCATTTGCTGCAGACGCTTGACAAGATGCAGGCTGATCTCAAGCGGCGCAATCAGGCGGACCGCAAGGCCGCGGATGAAACCCTGCGCATCAAGGTGGCGCTGGACGTCACCTCGAACAATGTGATGGTGGCAGACCCCGATGGCAAGATCATTTATTGCAATGAATCGGTGCTGGCCATGATGCGGCATGCCGAAAGCGACCTGCGCAAGGAGTTGCCGAATTTCCGTGCGGCCGAAATTCTTGGCGCAAATTTTGACATCTATCACCAGCAGCCGAGTCATCAACGCAATCTGCTGGCGGATTTGAGGGGAACCTACCGCAGTTCGATCGTTGTTGGCGGCCGCTCTTTCAATCTGGTCGCCAATCCGATCATCAACGCCCAGGGGGAACGCCTCGGGACGGTTGTCGAATGGCAGGATCGAACCGAGGAAGTTGCCATCGAAGGTGACGTGGCGGGCATCATTTCTGCTGCGGTCGCCGGAGATTTCAGCAAGCGTCTGGATAGCAGCCGGATGAACGGTTTCTTCAAACAGATCTCGGATGGCATCAATGCCTTGCTCGAAGCCAATTCGCAGGCACTGGCCGATGTCGGCGCCATGCTGGCCCGCCTCTCGAAGGGCAATCTGACGACGAAAATCGAAACCGATTATCAGGGCATGCTGGGCAAGCTGAGGGACGATGCCAATATAACGGTCGACAACCTGCAGGAGATCATTTTGTCGATCAAGGATGCGACGGGGTCGATCAATACGGCAGCCAAGGAAATCGCTTCCGGCAACCAGAACTTGTCGAGCCGGACCGAGGAACAGGCGAGCAGCCTGGAAGAGACAGCTTCCAGCATGGAGCAACTGACCAGTACGGTGAAACAGAATGCCGACAACTCCCGGCAAGCCAACGAACTGGCTGGCAATGCCCAGCAGGTGGCGGTCAAGGGGGGCGAGGTAGTGGCCCAGGTGGTGCAGACGATGAGTGCCATTCATCAGTCGAGCAGCAAGATTGCCGACATCATCGGCGTGATCGACGGGATCGCTTTCCAGACCAATATCCTGGCACTTAACGCGGCGGTCGAGGCGGCACGTGCCGGCGAGCAAGGCCGCGGCTTTGCCGTGGTGGCAACTGAAGTGCGTAATCTGGCGCAACGCAGTGCTGCTGCCGCCAAGGAAATCAAGGGCCTGATCTCGGACTCGGTCGAGAAGGTTGCGGTTGGCAATCGCCTGGTTGATCAGGCCGGACGGACGATGGAAGAGGTCGTGACGAGCATTCGGCGCGTAGCCCAGATCATGTCCGATATCTCGTCGGCCAGCCGCGAGCAGAGTGCGGGCATTGAGCAGGTCAGTCTGGCGGTGACCCAGATGGACGAAGTTACGCAGCAGAATGCCGCCCTGGTCGAAGAGGCTGCTGCTGCGGCCGAGAGTCTTGAAGAGCAGGCAGATAGTCTGGCGCGTACGGTGGCTGTATTCGCGCTGGCCTCCGATAATAAGGGATCACCGGCGCAAGAGGCCCGTGCGCAATCTGCGGCGCCAAAGGTGCGCGCTGCATTGGCGCACAAAGAACCGGTCCGGCTCGGCAACCCAGCGGTCGACAAGCCGTGGGCGGCAAATC
- a CDS encoding chemotaxis protein CheW, with the protein MEPMTHAGAVVSDEDLVASEYLTFTLGSEEYAIDILKVQEIRGYEQPTLIANAPDFIKGVINLRGIIVPIVDLRIKFKLGKIEYTPFTVVIILNIAGRVIGAVVDSVSDVISLNASQIRPAPDFSGSFDTKYILGLASMDARMMIVTDIERLMSSADMELIDSAVE; encoded by the coding sequence ATGGAACCGATGACGCATGCAGGGGCGGTAGTAAGCGATGAAGATCTGGTCGCCAGCGAGTATCTGACCTTCACGCTGGGGAGTGAGGAGTACGCCATCGATATCCTCAAGGTGCAGGAGATTCGTGGCTATGAGCAACCAACGCTGATCGCCAATGCGCCTGATTTCATCAAGGGGGTGATCAATCTGCGCGGCATCATCGTGCCGATTGTTGATTTACGCATCAAGTTCAAGCTCGGCAAAATTGAATACACCCCGTTCACTGTGGTCATCATCCTGAATATTGCCGGCCGGGTGATTGGTGCAGTGGTCGACAGCGTTTCCGATGTCATTTCCCTGAATGCCTCGCAGATCAGGCCGGCTCCGGACTTCTCGGGGTCTTTCGACACCAAGTACATTCTCGGCCTGGCATCGATGGACGCCCGCATGATGATCGTTACCGATATCGAGCGCCTGATGAGCAGTGCCGACATGGAACTCATCGACTCGGCTGTTGAGTGA
- a CDS encoding methyl-accepting chemotaxis protein: protein MSLVEMTDRMSVQMREVRGRLGEIEGIAKQTNLLALNAAIEAARAGEAGRGFAVVADEVRDLSGRTNHFSQQIRASLDGMQVTIDSSEKAINQMAAQDMTFALTSKADVENAMSGIEDLNHRTGETVGELNQIAVQVEASVNQAVMSLQFQDLVTQLLGHVEKRLDLLDEVVTDEQRMATVLRETRDPVGAVQALDALREHVEQLSQKMTTLKLGVDKNPVGQTAYASGDVELF from the coding sequence ATGAGCCTGGTTGAAATGACTGACCGGATGAGCGTTCAGATGCGAGAGGTGCGCGGTCGACTGGGTGAAATCGAAGGAATTGCCAAGCAGACCAACCTGTTGGCGCTTAACGCAGCGATTGAGGCGGCGCGGGCCGGGGAGGCCGGACGTGGATTTGCCGTGGTGGCTGACGAGGTGCGCGATCTCTCCGGGCGGACAAACCATTTCAGCCAGCAGATACGTGCTTCACTCGATGGCATGCAGGTTACTATCGACTCTTCCGAGAAGGCAATCAACCAGATGGCGGCGCAGGACATGACCTTCGCCCTGACATCGAAGGCCGACGTCGAGAACGCCATGTCCGGTATTGAGGATTTGAATCATCGAACCGGAGAAACCGTTGGCGAACTCAACCAGATAGCGGTGCAGGTCGAGGCCTCGGTTAACCAGGCCGTGATGTCATTGCAGTTTCAGGACTTGGTCACCCAATTGCTTGGCCATGTTGAAAAGCGGCTTGATTTGCTGGATGAGGTGGTGACTGACGAGCAGCGTATGGCGACGGTCTTGCGGGAGACCAGGGATCCGGTTGGTGCAGTTCAGGCACTTGATGCCCTGCGTGAGCATGTCGAGCAGCTGTCACAAAAAATGACCACCCTGAAACTTGGGGTGGACAAGAATCCTGTTGGTCAAACTGCATACGCCAGCGGTGATGTTGAATTGTTCTGA
- a CDS encoding chemotaxis protein CheW — translation MAIDMSQFYQVFFEESEEHLAAMEALLLDLDLENPDMEQLNAIFRAAHSIKGSAGTFGFTDLADATHILENLLDRIRKQELVLRADMVDAFLESGDLLRAMLEAHQGRGEVDSQAVAAVMARLRQLSSDEAAPVASLSPVALPVDVPAEPKIPSVRRVFDIQFVPTELAAKGDAVANLQEDLRTLGTLEVICQPEAELHDVGFWQLRLTTESLESDFTDRIDFIADNGAWRVTEDKAAADPETAFGLFSDSPGLPDDERGYGFFEPVAEHPLEEIVARVESADDSYGFFEPLAEAPVPAESGSEEGEGYGFFAPLPAVPAPVVEDGEGYGFFAPLPAVELVTDVVVPAQPVPADKESAVRPARPAKNSTAATDSSIRVSVEKVDQLINLVGELVITQAMLLQTVTQMQESAPERLVSGLGQLERNTRDLQESVMSIRMMPISAVFSRFPRVVRDLSGKLGKQVELKTSGETTELDKGLIERIADPLTHLIRNSLDHGIESPERRVAAGKSPVGTITLKAYHQGGNIVIEVGDDGAGLPRQKILAKARERGLPVSDQMTDGEVFNLIFEAGFSTAEQVTDVSGRGVGMDVVRRNIQAMGGRVEIESIYGVGTRMTVRLPLTLAILDGMSVAVGNQTYILPLSYVVESLQPQPGDIKTLSNQARVMQVRGEYLPVVVLHEVFNLKSSWTDFTQGIMVVLDADGAKAALFVDGLLGQHQVVIKSLEANYRRVAGVSGATIMGDGHVALILDVSAIAGMAKSNVQKAG, via the coding sequence ATGGCTATCGATATGAGTCAGTTCTATCAGGTGTTCTTCGAGGAGTCCGAGGAGCATCTGGCGGCAATGGAGGCGCTGCTGCTCGATCTGGATCTTGAAAATCCGGATATGGAGCAGCTCAATGCAATTTTTCGGGCGGCACACTCGATCAAGGGCAGCGCCGGCACCTTCGGTTTTACCGATCTGGCTGACGCAACACATATTCTTGAGAACCTGCTTGACCGTATTCGCAAGCAGGAACTTGTGCTGCGCGCCGATATGGTTGATGCGTTCCTGGAATCGGGTGACCTGCTGCGCGCCATGCTTGAGGCGCATCAGGGCCGAGGTGAGGTAGATTCGCAGGCGGTTGCGGCCGTGATGGCCCGATTGCGTCAACTTTCCTCTGACGAGGCCGCTCCTGTTGCGTCCTTATCTCCGGTCGCGCTACCGGTCGACGTGCCCGCAGAGCCTAAAATCCCCTCGGTCCGGCGGGTTTTCGACATCCAGTTTGTGCCAACCGAGTTGGCGGCAAAAGGTGATGCAGTTGCCAATCTCCAGGAAGATCTGCGGACTTTAGGTACGCTGGAGGTGATCTGCCAGCCAGAAGCCGAGTTGCACGACGTGGGTTTCTGGCAGTTGCGGCTGACCACCGAGAGTCTTGAGAGCGACTTCACTGATCGCATTGATTTCATTGCCGACAACGGTGCCTGGCGGGTCACGGAGGACAAAGCCGCCGCCGATCCGGAAACCGCTTTTGGTCTTTTCAGCGATTCCCCTGGCCTTCCTGATGATGAGCGTGGCTACGGGTTTTTTGAGCCGGTTGCCGAACATCCGCTGGAAGAGATTGTGGCCAGGGTTGAGTCTGCCGACGACAGCTACGGTTTTTTCGAACCATTGGCTGAGGCGCCGGTTCCGGCCGAGAGTGGTTCCGAGGAAGGGGAAGGCTATGGCTTCTTCGCTCCTTTGCCGGCCGTGCCTGCGCCGGTCGTCGAGGATGGCGAGGGCTACGGCTTCTTTGCTCCTTTGCCTGCGGTGGAGCTCGTTACGGATGTCGTTGTGCCTGCCCAGCCGGTTCCTGCTGACAAGGAAAGCGCTGTTCGCCCGGCGCGGCCGGCCAAGAATTCAACTGCGGCAACAGACTCCTCCATTCGGGTCAGTGTCGAAAAGGTTGATCAGCTGATCAACCTGGTTGGCGAACTGGTCATCACGCAGGCCATGCTGTTGCAAACCGTGACGCAAATGCAGGAGAGTGCGCCGGAAAGACTGGTCAGCGGTCTGGGGCAGCTCGAGCGGAATACGCGTGATCTGCAGGAATCCGTGATGTCGATCCGGATGATGCCGATTTCGGCGGTTTTCTCGCGCTTCCCGCGGGTGGTGCGGGATCTCTCCGGCAAGCTGGGCAAGCAGGTGGAACTGAAAACCTCGGGTGAAACGACCGAACTCGACAAGGGCTTGATCGAGCGCATTGCCGATCCGCTGACCCACCTGATCCGGAACAGTCTCGATCATGGTATCGAGTCACCGGAAAGGCGCGTTGCGGCAGGCAAGAGCCCGGTGGGCACGATTACGCTCAAGGCCTATCACCAGGGTGGAAATATTGTTATCGAGGTAGGCGACGATGGCGCCGGCTTGCCGCGTCAGAAAATTCTGGCCAAGGCCAGGGAGCGTGGCCTGCCGGTTTCCGATCAAATGACCGATGGCGAAGTGTTCAACCTGATTTTCGAAGCGGGGTTTTCGACGGCCGAGCAGGTGACCGACGTTTCCGGTCGGGGTGTCGGGATGGACGTGGTCCGCCGCAATATCCAGGCAATGGGCGGTCGGGTCGAGATTGAATCGATTTATGGCGTGGGTACCCGGATGACGGTGCGTCTGCCGCTGACCTTGGCGATTCTCGATGGCATGTCGGTTGCGGTAGGGAACCAGACCTACATCCTGCCCTTGTCGTATGTGGTTGAGTCGTTGCAGCCGCAGCCGGGCGATATCAAGACCTTGTCCAACCAGGCGCGGGTCATGCAGGTGCGCGGCGAGTACCTGCCGGTGGTGGTGCTGCATGAAGTATTCAACCTGAAGTCGAGCTGGACCGATTTCACGCAAGGCATCATGGTCGTACTTGATGCCGATGGGGCCAAGGCTGCATTGTTTGTTGACGGGCTGCTCGGGCAGCATCAGGTCGTGATCAAGAGCCTGGAGGCCAATTACCGTCGGGTGGCAGGTGTCTCCGGAGCAACGATCATGGGCGATGGGCATGTCGCCCTGATTCTTGATGTTTCGGCAATTGCCGGCATGGCCAAATCGAATGTGCAGAAAGCCGGCTGA
- a CDS encoding response regulator, whose product MAKTILAVDDSASIRQMVSFTLKSAGYDVIEAVDGMDGLEKAKAKSVNLVLTDQNMPRMDGLTLIKSLRGTPQYASTPILMLTTESSDAMKMQGRAAGATGWLVKPFDPQKLIEVVRKVIG is encoded by the coding sequence ATGGCTAAGACCATTCTCGCAGTTGATGACTCCGCGTCCATTCGTCAAATGGTGTCCTTTACGCTGAAGAGCGCCGGATACGATGTGATCGAAGCGGTGGACGGGATGGATGGCCTGGAAAAGGCAAAAGCAAAGAGCGTAAATTTGGTCTTGACCGATCAGAACATGCCGCGCATGGATGGCCTGACCCTGATCAAGAGTCTGCGCGGTACGCCGCAATATGCTTCTACCCCGATCCTGATGCTGACCACAGAGTCTTCCGATGCAATGAAAATGCAGGGGCGTGCAGCAGGTGCTACCGGTTGGCTGGTCAAGCCGTTTGATCCCCAAAAACTGATCGAAGTCGTACGCAAGGTCATCGGCTAG